The Arachis hypogaea cultivar Tifrunner chromosome 16, arahy.Tifrunner.gnm2.J5K5, whole genome shotgun sequence genome contains a region encoding:
- the LOC112805937 gene encoding probable polygalacturonase At3g15720, producing the protein MKSQIFAFLIVSTVVLPCSLCARISSSSSHASFRSFNVVDYGAHGNSQIDDSKAFLKAWKSVCDASENAATLVIPKGKTFMLQPISFQGPCKPTKINIKLEGTVIAPKKFDGWKWSSDDNEKDAWITFSNIRGLVINGGGKFDGQGASWWDCKKCNRPTALRFHGCGNLDLNSLNHINSPRSHISINQCNHSKISNLRISAPKESPNTDGIDISASSNILITASTITTGDDCIAINGGSSFINVSSIHCGPGHGISIGSLGKNGAYETAQEIRVQNCNFSRTTNGARIKTWKGGSGYAKNIIFDNIIMDAVDIPVIIDQQYKTDDIKVKKVKDDKAVKVSDVTFVKVRGTSTSEDPVQLNCDAIGCTNINLEGIDITSTNGEKTRASCKNVQGICSSCTPNVPCLSSQNNLTIINKFL; encoded by the exons ATGAAATCACAAATTTTTGCCTTTTTAATAGTGTCCACTGTTGTTTTACCCTGTTCCTTGTGTGCTcgaatatcatcatcatcatctcatgCAAGTTTTAGGAGCTTCAATGTTGTTGACTATGGTGCCCATGGGAATAGTCAAATTGATGATTCAAAA GCTTTTTTGAAAGCATGGAAATCggtgtgtgatgcaagtgaaaaTGCGGCAACACTAGTCATACCAAAAGGAAAAACCTTCATGTTGCAACCCATTTCATTTCAAGGTCCTTGCAAACCTACCAAAATTAACATTAAG CTTGAAGGAACTGTGATTGCCCCCAAAAAATTTGATGGATGGaaatggtcaagtgatgataatGAGAAAGACGCATGGATCACGTTCTCAAACATAAGGGGTCTTGTTATCAATGGAGGTGGAAAATTTGATGGCCAAGGTGCTTCATGGTGGGATTGTAAAAAATGTAACCGACCAACG GCTTTGCGTTTTCATGGGTGTGGAAACTTAGATCTTAATTCATTGAATCATATCAATAGTCCAAGAAGTCACATAAGTATAAACCAATGTAATCACTCAAAAATCTCTAATCTTCGAATTAGTGCACCAAAGGAAAGCCCTAACACTGATGGAATTGATATTTCGGCCTCCTCCAATATTCTTATTACAGCATCTACTATAACAACGG GTGATGACTGCATTGCGATTAATGGTGGTTCCTCTTTCATTAATGTGTCTTCTATTCATTGTGGACCTGGCCATGGAATCAG tatTGGAAGCCTTGGAAAAAATGGAGCCTATGAAACAGCACAAGAGATACGTGTACAAAATTGCAACTTCAGTAGAACTACAAATGGGGCAAGAATTAAGACATGGAAG GGAGGATCTGGATAtgctaaaaatattatatttgataaTATTATAATGGATGCAGTGGATATCCCTGTAATTATTGACCAACAATATAAAACGGATGATATCAAAGTGAAAAAAGTGAAGGATGATAAAGCAGTAAAAGTGAGTGATGTTACATTTGTCAAAGTGAGAGGGACCTCAACTTCTGAAGATCCGGTTCAACTTAATTGTGATGCCATTGGATGCACCAACATTAACTTGGAAGGAATTGATATAACATCGACCAATGGGGAGAAGACACGTGCATCCTGCAAAAATGTACAAGGGATTTGCTCTTCATGCACTCCAAATGTTCCATGTCTTTCTAGTCAAAATAATTTAACAATTATTAATAAGTTCTTGTAG
- the LOC112698313 gene encoding uncharacterized protein has product MSYDVEANSWKPIECRFPPIRDDVHFPRKLLRLGSTDYLLIIDFATTWYVYHLSKKIVLADLHIGGLDGTWLVLHVFCCHCTRKESLVYIFIEPHLDYDLPNFVRYARVKLQIDGIFSAKVESKGDLKLGPYTQLHMFAVGDEDIEGKKCSLVVVVVVAIWNVFP; this is encoded by the exons ATGTCATATGATGTTGAAGCAAACAGCTGGAAACCCATTGAGTGCCGGTTTCCGCCAATTCGTGATGATGTGCACTTTCCTAGGAAACTCCTTCGCTTGGGATCCACTGATTATCTACTCATTATTGATTTCGCCACTACTTGGTACGTGTACCACTTGTCTAAGAAGATCGTCTTGGCAGATCTGCATATAGGTGGTCTTGATGGTACTTGGCTGGTGTTGCATGTTTTCTGTTGTCATTGCACCCGGAAAGAAAGTCTGGTCTATATCTTCATAGAACCACATCTAGACTATGATCTTCCTAACTTTGTTCGTTATGCGAGAGTAAAGCTCCAAATTGATGGTATTTTCTCTGCCAAAGTTGAATCCAAGGGTGATTTAAAACTTGGTCCCTATACCCAACTCCACAT GTTTGCTGTTGGAGACGAAGACATTGAAGGGAAGAAATGTAgcttagttgttgttgttgtggtagCCATTTGGAATGTGTTTCCTTGA